The DNA region ATCGTCAAGAGAATTATTGCGTAAATGTATGGTTTAGTACGGAAACAAGCGACCTACTGCGCGATGAAGCTGCTGTAATAAACGCTGTTGCATTCAGTAAGATAGCTCCGGCGAATGGAGCGACAATCGCTCCGCCGGCTACAACGTATCAACTGCTGCAATGGGGAGATGCTAAAAAAGCCGCCAGTGATAGATATCAGTATTGCATTGACGAAACGAACAACCAACAATGCGATGACGATATTTGGGTTACAAGAAATTCACTCTATTCCGGAGGACCAGGTGATTTTCAGGTTTTGCCCGGGCGTACCTATTATTGGCAGGTGAGAGTCCGGGATGCCAATATTTACGCAAATGGCGGAACTTGGTGGTCTTTCCGTGTTGTAGCGAATTATCCATCTGTTACCAGCATAGTTCGGGCTATTCCAACCACTTCGCTTACAAATGCGTCTGCTGTAAGTTTTACGGTCACGTTTGATAGAGATGTAACCGGTGTGGATCTCGGTGACTTTGCCTTGCACACAACTGGTGTGTCCGGTGCGAATGTAGCGGCGGTCGGCGGATCTGGAAAAAACTACACTGTACTTGTTAATACCGGCACCGGCAGCGGTACGATCCGTTTGGATCTGGTGGATAATGATACGATTAAAGATGCCCAGAACAATCCGCTTGGCGGTACCGGCGCGGGGAATGGTAATTTCTCTACAGGCGAGGTCTTCACACTTGATAGAACTCCTCCAACCGTGCTGTCCAGCGTGCCCTCTCTGACCGCCGTTCCAGGGGTGATCACTTTCACGGTTACTTTCTCCGAGAACGTCACCGGGGTGAACGCCGCTGATTTTGAACTGACAACCACAGGTGCGGTTAACGGGGCGCAAATTTCAACCGTTGCCGGCACGAGCCCCGGATCTGTCTATGTTGTCACTGTTACAACCGGCGGGGTAGGGGCGGGCACGATCCGCTTAGATGTGCTGGATAATGACAGCATCGTGGATGTACTCTTGAACCCATTAGGTGGAGTTGGTTTGGGTAATGGCGATTTCATTGCTGGCACGGTTTTTGCAAAACCTACATTTGCTGATGTTCCCATAACTTCCTCAGGATGGGCTGAGATCGAAGCTGTATACTTGGCTGGGATTACTGGTGGGTGTGGTGGAGGCAATTATTGTCCAGGCGCATCCGTCACCCGCGCCCAGATGGCGATCTTCCTGCTGCGCGGCATGTACGGACAAGCTTACACGCCTCCTGCCGCCACCGGCACCGAGTTCTTGGACGTCCCGATCACCCATTCGGCTGCGGCTTGGATCGAACAGCTGGCTGCGGAAGGCATCACCGGCGGCTGCGGCGGCGGCAACTACTGCCCGAGCAGCCTGGTCACCCGCGCCCAGATGGCGATCTTCCTGCTGCGCGCCAAGTATGGCGATGACTACGTCCCGCCCGCTGCCACCGGCACCGAGTTCCTGGACGTCCCGATCACCCATTCGGCTGCGGCTTGGATCGAGCAGCTAGCTGCGGAAGGCATCACCGGCGGATGCGGCGGCGGCAACTACTGCCCCAACAACTCTGTCACCCGCGCCCAGATGGCGATCTTCCTGCAAAAAACTTTTAATCTTCCTTTACCGTAGGATATAACAAAAATGGCGGACACTTGAAAAGTGTCCGCCATTTTTGTATTTTCCCTTTATCCTATATTCTTCCTCATCGAATACTTCAACG from Anaerolineales bacterium includes:
- a CDS encoding S-layer homology domain-containing protein, which codes for MLKRKFPQLFFNLIFAASLLLSGSTTVLAQSQTQSDDGRVLPPMYSSLAWDELGTVSKDVHVFGDVVTLNGDAFKAVVEKQDGGFDDVVEYYSSENLQSLGWTFTGGAGLALSYQHDMGWYLIVEIEECTDRQENYCVNVWFSTETSDLLRDEAAVINAVAFSKIAPANGATIAPPATTYQLLQWGDAKKAASDRYQYCIDETNNQQCDDDIWVTRNSLYSGGPGDFQVLPGRTYYWQVRVRDANIYANGGTWWSFRVVANYPSVTSIVRAIPTTSLTNASAVSFTVTFDRDVTGVDLGDFALHTTGVSGANVAAVGGSGKNYTVLVNTGTGSGTIRLDLVDNDTIKDAQNNPLGGTGAGNGNFSTGEVFTLDRTPPTVLSSVPSLTAVPGVITFTVTFSENVTGVNAADFELTTTGAVNGAQISTVAGTSPGSVYVVTVTTGGVGAGTIRLDVLDNDSIVDVLLNPLGGVGLGNGDFIAGTVFAKPTFADVPITSSGWAEIEAVYLAGITGGCGGGNYCPGASVTRAQMAIFLLRGMYGQAYTPPAATGTEFLDVPITHSAAAWIEQLAAEGITGGCGGGNYCPSSLVTRAQMAIFLLRAKYGDDYVPPAATGTEFLDVPITHSAAAWIEQLAAEGITGGCGGGNYCPNNSVTRAQMAIFLQKTFNLPLP